In Shewanella sp. MR-4, the genomic stretch TAGCGCGCAATCAGGCTTTCCAATATTAGATAACTCGATGACAACACCTTATTGTTATTCCACTACTTATATCTTAGATAAAGCACATTTTGACGAGTGTTATACCCAGTCAGTCAAACCCGATCCCACGCTCAAGCCTTACTATAAAGCCATGGGGTTTGGTCTTATGGGGATTGCACTGATTTTTGCGGATATCAGCCTCTATCTAGCCTATTTCTTTGTCGGGCTTGGGGTAATTGAAGCGTTAAATGTGAAATACAACAAAGCTTGGTGGTTGATGCGGCAGATGATGAGTAAGGCCGCCAATAATGAAGTCACACTGGTTGTCGATGAGCAAGGGATTAGCACCCAATCACAATACGTTAAAAGCCAGATCCACTGGACGGATATTTTCCGTATTGTGCAAACTGAAAAGGGCTTTCTAATCACCCATAAAACCGGTACTAGCTATATTTCTAACCGCAGCTTAGATGAGGCCTGCACTGCATTTATAAAGACCAAAATCTAATCTAAGTAGCAAGCCCAAAAACAAAAAGGCTGAATCATTCAGCCTTTTGTTTAACTCTGCAGAACTAAGAGTTAATTATTAAGCCTTAGCCTTTAACTCACCAATCGGCAAAATCGTGCGGCCATATTCATTGTTAAGCACTTGCGCCATAGCAAAGTAAATCGCACTCGCGCCACAGATGATCCCTTCAAAACCCGCGATAGTGCCGATCAAGGCGCTGCCGGTGAAATCCCTTGCCGCCAACAGGAAGAACAAAATGGTCAGCGAGGCAAACACAAACTGTTTCGCTCTTGGGTAGCGTAGCGAGCCTACGAACATAAAGGCGGTAAAGATCCCCCACAGGGTTAAATACCATCCCATAAAGTGGGTTGGGCTCGCCGCAACCCCTGCATTGGGCATTAAAATCAGCCCGACTAAGGTTAGCCAAAATAAACCGTAGGAAGTAAATGCGGTAGTCCCAAAGGTATCACCACGCATAAAACACATAATGCCGACAATGATTTGGCCGAGTCCGCCATAGAAAATACCCATAGCTAAGATCATTGCATCAATCGGAAAATAACCCGCATTGTGAATGTTCAGCAGGATAGTCGTCATACCAAAGCCCATTAAGCCTAACGGAGCAGGATTCGCCAGTTTTGTCGACACAGGAAGTCCCCAAAATAAATAAGTTAATCTCAGTACCTAGATAAACACTAGGTAGCTATAGTTTTATAAAAAGCGGCGAATTTTAGATAACTAGCAACGGGATCACAACCAAAATATCAATACCAGATAAAATAAAGTATTAATCATTTAAAATCAGACACATAAAAAATTAATTTTATATTAAACATAAAAATTAAAAATTAATCTTTTTAGATTCAAACAGCTATGAAAAGTTTGTATAAATAGTGCGCCAAATCTGATTTATTGCGTAATTTTGCTAAGGTTCAAACTTCCTGTTCTCCATCTTTAAAAGTGGGTTGTAGCACACAGGAGAAAATCATCAAAAACATTAACTTCATCCCATAAATCTATCAAAGTTGATATAAATCTAGTTTTAGACAGATTGATAACATTTACTCGCATTCGGCAATGAAACTTCGGGCCTTTTAGACCGTCTTAAGGGAAAGAGCCTGATCTTGGTGTAAAAGTGATAAGGATTGAGTGATGCTTCGCGGCATATTCATCTTTGGCAAAACAGGTTAAAGCAACGCCCTAAACGGCCAGTAGAATCGCCCATAAAACCAC encodes the following:
- a CDS encoding YcxB family protein, producing MTTPYCYSTTYILDKAHFDECYTQSVKPDPTLKPYYKAMGFGLMGIALIFADISLYLAYFFVGLGVIEALNVKYNKAWWLMRQMMSKAANNEVTLVVDEQGISTQSQYVKSQIHWTDIFRIVQTEKGFLITHKTGTSYISNRSLDEACTAFIKTKI
- a CDS encoding acetate uptake transporter, with product MSTKLANPAPLGLMGFGMTTILLNIHNAGYFPIDAMILAMGIFYGGLGQIIVGIMCFMRGDTFGTTAFTSYGLFWLTLVGLILMPNAGVAASPTHFMGWYLTLWGIFTAFMFVGSLRYPRAKQFVFASLTILFFLLAARDFTGSALIGTIAGFEGIICGASAIYFAMAQVLNNEYGRTILPIGELKAKA